From a single Toxoplasma gondii ME49 chromosome II, whole genome shotgun sequence genomic region:
- a CDS encoding hypothetical protein (encoded by transcript TGME49_297190), which translates to MKQQEGEAERKRRFSRGRKKRLGGFKAKKPSLVFREIFKRAKGRDSASAAASPPASPHLFSLERRPSKGVEAKKQKSPDVLGARQSLAEGSSLTQERPSSPGEGKRRGAPAGRAENRNFRDKRSRREKRCRRQGERHGKRSVRVREERKSQVAADTQKPILSNAFLCVRVKSGRPETEEDQRGDLSDKFSCFS; encoded by the coding sequence ATGAAACAACAGGAGggcgaagccgagagaaaacgccgGTTTTctcgaggcagaaaaaagcgtttGGGCGGATTCAAAGCGAAGAAACCGAGCTTAGTGTTCCGAGAAATCTTCAAGAGGGCGAAAGGCAGAGACTCTGCAAGCGCGGCAGCCAGCCCCCCCGCGAGTCCTcacctcttttctctggagaggagGCCGTCCAAGGGTGTCGAggcaaaaaaacaaaagtcCCCAGATGTCCTCGGCGCGCGACAGTCGCTCGCAGAAGGCTCGTCTCTGACGCAGGAGcgcccttcgtctcctggaGAGGGAAAACGTCGCGGAGCTCCCGCAGGTCGAGCAGAAAATCGGAACTTTAGAGATaaacgaagcagacgagagaagaggtgTCGTCGCCAGGGCGAGAGACATGGAAAGAGGAGCGTACGAGTtcgtgaagaaagaaagtcTCAAGTGGCTGCTGACACCCAGAAACCGATCCTCTCCAACGCGTTcttgtgtgtgcgtgtgaaAAGCGGCAgaccggagacagaggaagatcAAAGAGGAGACCTCAGTGACAAGTTTTCTTGCTTTTCATAA